In Deltaproteobacteria bacterium, the sequence ACGGCCCGAGGATGGATAATACGAATGATTTCCTGATACGAATGTTTAAGTAACAACATGATGCGCATGCATTTCATGCCACCCCCGGTAGAACCGGCCGAGCCCCCGATAAACATACAGAGCAGCAGGATGCATTGCGGCAGCGAGGGCCAGAGCTCAAAATCAGCCGTGACGTAGCCGGTAGTGGTAAGGATGGAGGCAACCTGAAAGGAGGCATACTGCACTGCCTGGCCCAGGGACGGATAATTGTCCTGGTAAACGCTGATGGTGGTGACGATGCCAAAGATCAGAAATAGCCCCAAGAAAAAACGGCATTCCGCATCTCGCCACATAACCAGCGGCTTACCCCGGAGAAGCTGGAAGTGGAGGGAAAAGTTGATGCCCGCAATCAGCATGAAGATGGTGATGACCGTTTGGATGTAGGCGCTGTCGTAGTAGGCGATGGAGGCGTTTTTGGTGGAAAAGCCGCCGGTGGCCATGGTCCCAAAAGTATGACAGAGGGCGTCAAACAGGCTCATGCCTCCGAACACCAGCAAGACGGCTTCAATCAGGGAAAACAGCAGATATACCTGCCACAGTAACATGGCCGTATCCTTGATCCTGGGAGTGAGCTTATCCGGGACCGGACCCGGCACCTCGGCTTTATAGAGCTGCATCCCGCCGACACCTAAGAACGGCAGGATCGCCAGCGACAGGACAATGATGCCCATGCCCCCCAGCCAGTGGGTCAGGCTCCGCCAGAATAGTAGGCCTTTGGGGACGCTTTCGATGTCGGTCAGGACTGAGGCCCCGGTGGTGGTAAAGCCTGAGAAAGACTCGAAGAAACAGTCTACCGGACTGCTAAAGACCCCGCTCAGGAGAAAGGGCAAGGCACCGAAACTTCCGGCCGCCAGCCACCCCAGGGCGGTAATGACCATGCCCTCCCGGTGACTGAGGAATCCTTTGGAATTGTCATTTTTGAAGGAAATATAGAGAGATACACCGATGACCACGGTGATTGCCATCGAATGGAGCAAGGGCACCAGTCCGGTGTCCCAGTAATATAATGAGAAACCCAGTGGAAAGAGCATACACAGGCCGATACAGACGATCAGCGCGCCGATGATGTGCAAAATGTATCGCCAGCGCATCCTAGAAATACTCCAGTTTGACCATTAGGGACTTTTCGACCAGCGGGATATTCTGACGGGTGGAGAGAATCATGACCCGATCCTGTGGTTGGATGACAGAATCTCCGGTAGGAATGATGACCTTTTCGCCACGCAGAATACATAAGACCAGGGCGTCGGCAGGAAATTTTAATTCTTTCAGCGGGGTGCCAACAATGTCCGAGGTTTCCAGGGCAATCGCTTCCAGGACCTCCGCCTGTTCGCCTTTAAGGGAGACAATGGAGAGGACTCGCCCCCGGCGGATATAATGCAATATGGAGTAGATGGCCGCCAGTCTGGTGCTGACGATGTGGTCGATGCCGACGGTCTGGACCAACGATATATAGGCAAATTTATTGATTCGGGCTAAAGTTTTGTAGGCCCCCAGCCGCTTGGCCAATAGGCAGGAGAGAATGTTCATCTCCTCATCTCCGGTGAGCGCCATGATCATGTCCATGCTGCCGATATTTTCTTGATCCAACAACTCCTGATCAGTGCCGTCCCCGTGCAGCACAATGATCCGGTTTAACTGGGCCGAAAGATATTGGCTGCGCTCCAGGTCGCATTCGATTAATTTGGTATTGTAGTTTTTGTTATCCAGGGCCTGGGCTAGTCGCAGGCCGATTTTGCCGCCGCC encodes:
- a CDS encoding TrkH family potassium uptake protein, with protein sequence MRWRYILHIIGALIVCIGLCMLFPLGFSLYYWDTGLVPLLHSMAITVVIGVSLYISFKNDNSKGFLSHREGMVITALGWLAAGSFGALPFLLSGVFSSPVDCFFESFSGFTTTGASVLTDIESVPKGLLFWRSLTHWLGGMGIIVLSLAILPFLGVGGMQLYKAEVPGPVPDKLTPRIKDTAMLLWQVYLLFSLIEAVLLVFGGMSLFDALCHTFGTMATGGFSTKNASIAYYDSAYIQTVITIFMLIAGINFSLHFQLLRGKPLVMWRDAECRFFLGLFLIFGIVTTISVYQDNYPSLGQAVQYASFQVASILTTTGYVTADFELWPSLPQCILLLCMFIGGSAGSTGGGMKCMRIMLLLKHSYQEIIRIIHPRAVIRVKLGKRVVPTDVLSGIWGFFILWLGLLFLSTLLVAASGVDVVTSFASVLACIGNIGPGIGAVGPTDNYAMIPAFAKWVLMLCMLLGRLEIFTVIILFIPEFYRK